In Campylobacter porcelli, the sequence AGTGAGCTAAATTTTGATAAGCTTGTGAGCCACTTGATTTAATATCATACAAAATCACTGGCTTACCAAAGCTTGGGCTCTCGGCTAATTTGACATTTCTAGGGATAATGACAAACCCATCTTCGCAATTTTCAGCCTTAAATAATTTATTTCTAAAGTGCTTTTTAAGATCAGCCACAGTCTCCTTAGAGAGATTATTTTGCGCGCTATACATTGTAGGCAAAAATCCTTTTATTGTTAGCTTTGGATTTATCGTCTCTTTTATTACTTTTACGGTGTTAAAAATTTGAGCTAAGCCCTCCATAGCGTAGAATTCACACTGAATTGGGATAATAACGCTATCACTTGCAGTAAGCGCATTAATAGTCAAAATCCCAAGAGTTGGCGGGCTATCAATTATTATATAATCATAGCTATCACGGATTGCGGCAAGCTTATTTTTTAATATGGTTTTATAATCTCTATTTTGTTCGCTAAATTCTTGCTCAATCCCTACTAAACCAATATTTGATGGGGCGATATCAAGCATTTTTAGCTCTGTTTTTAAAACTATATCATTTATATTTTTTCTACCTGTTAATACATGGTAGATATTAAACTCATAATCACTTCTTTTAAATCCCAAGCCAGTTGTCGCATTGGCTTGTGGGTCAATATCAAGTAGCAAAACTCTCTTTTCGGCTACAGCCAAAGAGGCCGCCAAATTCACAGCAGTAGTAGTTTTACCTACCCCGCCTTTTTGATTAGCAATGGTTATAATCTCACTCATCTTGCTGAATATACCTTTTTATCATTTATTATTATTGAGCCATCACTTTGTAGCTTGGCCTCACTTAAGCTTACTTGCTTATCATCTAAATGTATGTAAAAACTCTTTGATAACTCAAATTCTACCAAATATTTGCTAAAAATTTGCTTCCATTTTGGCTTGGCACTTAAAAATTTAAAGTATAAATCTATTATATCATCTCTATCAAGTGCTATATCTAGGCAATCTGCGTAGTGTGGAGAGTATTTTAAATTTAAACCTATACCGCATATGTAGATGCTATTAATCTTAGTAGTGATGATACCTGCTATTTTGCGACTACCAAGGTAAATATCATTTGGCCACTTTAGCCAAAGCTTTGAGCCTCTATCCCTTAGGGCTAAAACTAAAATAAAAGCAAAATATATACTAGCTGATGCAGGCTCTAGATCATCTACAAGCTCACTCTCATCTATAGCAAAACTTAGATATAAATTGCCCTTTGGACTCTCCCAGCTATTTGCCCTACTGCCTATACCTTGGCTTTGTCTATCTGCGACAATAGCATATGGTGGAGATATTTTAAGCGATTTTATCCCATCAATTAAATAAGTTTGAGTAGATTCACACTCACAAAGATACTCTATCTCCAAGACCAATCCTTTTACCATTTAAATAGCTTCTTGCATTTACTGGCTTCTTACTAGCAGCTTGTAAAGTCTTGATAAATATGCTACCGCCATTTACCCCAAGCACAAATCCATCATCATTTAAGCTTAAAATTTCTCCAACTTCACCATTTAAGCTAGAAATTTCCATATCTAAAATCTTAACTCCATCTTTAGTAAAAATTCCTGGCCAACCATAATATGCTAAAAATTTTGCCCAAATCTCACTAGCAGTTTCAACCTCTAAATTTACTAATCCATCATCTTTTTTGATCTTTTTACACTTCGAACTAAGGGCATTAAACTGGCTAATTGGTTTGATATTATCATACTCATTTAATACTTTAATAGTTAAATTTGCTGCCATATCGCTTAATTTTTCAAACAATTCATATGAGTTCATCTGCCCTATATCAAGAATACTATAGGCCAAAATATCCCCACTATCAAGCCCTATATCCATCTTCATAGCCGTTACGCCACTTAGGCTTTGCTTGTTTAAAATTGCTGATTGTATAGGCGAGGCACCACGATAATCTGGAAGTAAAGAAGCGTGAAGATTTATACAAGGCGAAATATCTAAAATTTCTTTTGGCAAAATCTGCCCATAAGCTGCTACAACTATAAAATCTGGCTTTAGCGACTCAATATGCTCTTTTACCCCATCATCTCTAAGCGAATTTGGCTGATAAACTACGCTATCAAGCCCTAAATTTATAGCCAATTTTTTCACATCTGGCGGAGTTAAGCTCCCACTTCTACCAACTGGCTTATCTGGTTGAGTATAGATAGCAAGGATATTAAATCTAGCTTTATAAATTTCATTTAAAATTCTACTAGCATAACTTGGGGTTCCCATAAAAACGATATTTTTCATATTTTTGCCTTAAAAATTGTCCCACCAATTTGATTTGAATTTAAAAGAAACTCCCTAGCCACGCTAAGATCAAATCCACTAGCTAAAAACATATCTTTTCCATTTTTCATCAAAAAATCAGCCGCTAAAAGCTTTGTGGTTATCCCACCGGTGCCGTGCTTTGAGCCTGTTTGAGAAATTTTGATTAGCTCTGATTCATCTATATTATTTACAACTTGGCGAATTGTCGCACTCTTATCCATGCTTGGATCGGCTGTATAATATCCATCTATATCGCTTAATATCACCAATAAATCAGCGTCAAAATAATACGCCACCGCACTTGAGAGCCTATCATTATCGCCATAAACTATCTCGCTAATCCCTGTGGAGTCATTCTCATTTATAATTGGTAAAATTTTATTTTCAAGCAAGCCATTGATGACATTTTTGGCATGATTTGTAATCTTTCTAGAGTCAAAATCCCCAGCAGTAAGCAAAATTTGAGCCGCCATTTTACCATATTTTGATAGCGATTTAGAGTAAATTTCCATTAGATATGGCTGCCCTAAACTAGACAAAATTTGCTTATTTACAACACTTGTTCTTGGTAGATTAAATTTAGCTTGACCAGCACTAATTGCACCGCTACTAACTAGTATTACCTCAAATTTATCACTTAAATCGCTTAGAAATTGGCAAAGATTATCTATCCTATTTTGATTGATTGAACCCTCATCGCTTAAGACATGGGAGCCTACTTTTATAACCACTCTTTTCATCAATTATTGCCTTAAATTCAAAAATAAATTTCGTGATTATACTATTTTTGGCTTAAAAATTTGGTTAGAGAATAAAAGCAGTAAATACCGCTTTTATACCAAAATATCATATTTTATATTTCTTTACAAAATACAAAATTTACTAAAACAAATTTATCACTACTATTTTTTAGAATAAAATTAACTAAATTTCAAATCAAGCATCTCTAAAAGCCTAAATTTAAGCTCTTTTATATTCTCATTACTCACACTTGAAATTGGCATTACAAAATATGGAAGAGAAATATCGATTTTATAGCCATCTTGCTTAGCCATAAAACCAAACTCACTCATAAAATCTTGAATTTTCTCATCAATATCGTAGGCCACATCAGCCCTTGTCAAGGCTATGGCGTAGCTTTTTTTAGCTAGAAGTGGTGAGAATTTCTCTATTTCAGCTCTTAGGGTTTCAAACTGCTCTTTGAGTGAGCGATAATTTGCTAAATCTATCATATAAAGCAAAATTTTTGTTCTTTCAATATGCTTTAAAAATTGTATCCCAAGCCCTCTACCATCGCTAGCACCCTCTATAATCCCTGGTATATCAGCCATCACAAATCCATTAAATTCATCAACTTCTACAAGACCTAGCTTTGGAGTAAGGGTGGTAAATTCATAATTTGCTACTTGCGGTTTTGCATTTGATATGGTTGAGATTAGCGTAGATTTGCCTACATTTGGAAATCCTACTAAACCAACATCGGCTATTAGCTTTAGCTCTAAGCGGATATTTCTCATCTGACCTGCAAGTCCTGGCTGAGCCTTTGTCGGAGCTTGATTTACGCTTGTTTTAAAATGAACATTTCCAAGTCCGCCCTTTCCACCTACCAAAAATAGCTCTTTTTGACCTTGCGTTGTTAAATCTAGCAACATCTCGCCACTATCATTATCATAGACAATAGTCCCAGGTGGAACGATTAATTCAAGGCTTTGCCCCTTTTTACCACTCATATTTCTAGGAAGTCCAGGCTGACCATTTTGAGCTTTTAAAACCCTTTTGCCCTTATAATTAGCTAGTGTGTGGGTATTATTATCAACTATGAAATATACATCTCCACCATTTCCGCCATCGCCACCATCTGGCCCACCTAATAAAACATGCTTTTCACGGCGAAAACTAGCACATCCAGCACCACCTTTGCCACTACTTACGCTAAAATTTACGCTATCTATAAACATTTGAATATCCCTTTATTTCAAGGTTAATAAGAAGAAAATTAAAAAGAAAAGCCCCAAATTTGGGGCTTAAATTATGCGGCTGGATAGACAGAAACTTTTTTTCTATCTTTATCTTTTCTTTCAAATTTTACAAAGCCATCAACTAATGCAAATATAGTGTGATCTTTACCCATACCTACATTATTGCCTGGATGAGTAGCAGTGCCTCTTTGGCGAATGATGATATTTCCAGCTCTTACGAACTCGCCACCAAATTTTTTAACACCTAAACGACGACCGATACTATCACGGTTATTTTGGGTTGAGCCTTGACCTTTTTTGTGTGCCATACTTTACTCCTTAGGCTTTGATACTTGTAACTTTTACGCGAGTATATTCTCTTCTAAAACCGCGTTTTAATTTTGAGTCTTTTCTTCTGCGTTTTTTATAGATAACAACTTTTTTATCTTTACCTTCGCATACTACTTCTAAAACAACTTTTGCACCACTTACAAACGGCGCACCTACCTTTAAATTGCCATCATTAACTGCTAAAACCTCAGTGATTTCAACAATTGACTTTGCTTCAGCTTCAAAATGATCTAAATTTAGGAAGTCGCCTTCACTAACTTTATACTGTTTTGAGCCGTGTTTGATAATTGCATACATCAAACTATCCTTTATATTTTGGTAAGACCAATAAGCATTCTTAGGCTAAATTTGCTAAAGAAATTTATGGGGCTTATTTGGTTGTAAGGCGTGATTATACTTTAAACTATATAAATTCAAGCTGAAAAATAAATTTAAAATCAAAACCTACTCATTGGTTAATCAAGAAATATTAACTTTATCTAATTTTTTAAATTTTCTATGTTTTACCAATACTAAAATTCCAAATATGCCAAACAAAACCCCTATAACGCTTAATACTCCTTGATATTTTACATAAGCTAATTCATCGTATTTTTCCACACTAAAATCATCATTCACAGTCACACTAAACTCACTCTTATGTTCGCCATGATCACTAAAAGCAGTAAGTTCTATACGATAAATCCCAGATTTTGGTGGTAAAAATGCAAATTTGCCATAAGAATCAGTTTGACCATGAAGTAAGGCTATAGCCGAATCACCTTCGTAAATATCTATTTTACCATACGCAACTGGAGTATTTTGAGTAAAATTTGCTGATATTATGATGGCTTTACCATCATTAACAGTATAACTAACACCGTGGGCAAAGCCAAAAATAACACATAGAAATATTAATAATATAAATTTCATTATTTTAACTCAAAGGATATAGAACTTTGTAAAAGCAAGGTATTTGCATTTGGATCATTTAACTCTTGTTCGCTATCTATAGCTGCAATTACATTTAGTCCTTTTTCTTTTATCTCGATTTGAGCTATGCCAAATTTATTCGTAACACTCTTGCTCTTCTCTTTGCCAACTTCAAAACCAATACCCTCTATAGGCTCTCCATTTTTTAATACAAGCACAGGAAGATAATCTCCAATTTTTAATTTAAATGGATTGCTTAAAGCTATAACTTCTAATTTTAACCCAATTGGGGATACTAAATTTTGATTCCATGAAAAATATGTTTTACCTAATTTAACACTCCTAGAAGTTGAAAATACTACGCCTTTTACTGAGTTTTTTCCACCATCTATAAAGTCTCCGCCTTTATCACTTTCCACCCAGTATCCAGCATCAAATGCACTTGCTATTATAGCTGGCTTTGCAGCGGTAAGTACTTCTGGAGTTTTATTTTCTCCAAAATGATAATTAATACCAGTTTTAATCTCTTTTAAGCTCTCATCATATGCTTTAGCATCTATTAGCTGATTTGATTTATATGGAGAGAAATCTCCGTGAGCCCAAAATTTTACTTCAAATTTATTTGTGCCTACATTTTGAGTAACAACCTGATGAGCACAAAGTGTTGTAGCAACGCTCATAACTGTAGCCAAAAATAGTTTTTTATACATGGTAAATTCTCCTAAAATATTAAAGTGATTTTGATTATATCTATAATAAACTTAATTGTTTATATATTAAAAAATTAATTAAATTTTTTAATATATAAACAATAAATTAATTAAATTACAAAATTTTAATAATAAGAGGTAAATTTATATGGTTCGCTCCAAAATATGGAGCGAATGAATTATTTATAGCTCTGGTTTTGGAGTAGCTTCTGTGCTTGCTGGGAATTGTGGATAGATAACTTTTGGTTTTTCGCCTGTTAGAGCATTTAAGAAAGTAATAATGCTTTTTGCTTCAGCATCGCTAATTTCTATACCCAATTGGACGCTTCCCATCTCTTTTACAGCCTCTTCAAGCTTCCAAATAGCA encodes:
- a CDS encoding ParA family protein, whose amino-acid sequence is MSEIITIANQKGGVGKTTTAVNLAASLAVAEKRVLLLDIDPQANATTGLGFKRSDYEFNIYHVLTGRKNINDIVLKTELKMLDIAPSNIGLVGIEQEFSEQNRDYKTILKNKLAAIRDSYDYIIIDSPPTLGILTINALTASDSVIIPIQCEFYAMEGLAQIFNTVKVIKETINPKLTIKGFLPTMYSAQNNLSKETVADLKKHFRNKLFKAENCEDGFVIIPRNVKLAESPSFGKPVILYDIKSSGSQAYQNLAHSIMG
- a CDS encoding biotin--[acetyl-CoA-carboxylase] ligase, with translation MVKGLVLEIEYLCECESTQTYLIDGIKSLKISPPYAIVADRQSQGIGSRANSWESPKGNLYLSFAIDESELVDDLEPASASIYFAFILVLALRDRGSKLWLKWPNDIYLGSRKIAGIITTKINSIYICGIGLNLKYSPHYADCLDIALDRDDIIDLYFKFLSAKPKWKQIFSKYLVEFELSKSFYIHLDDKQVSLSEAKLQSDGSIIINDKKVYSAR
- the fmt gene encoding methionyl-tRNA formyltransferase → MKNIVFMGTPSYASRILNEIYKARFNILAIYTQPDKPVGRSGSLTPPDVKKLAINLGLDSVVYQPNSLRDDGVKEHIESLKPDFIVVAAYGQILPKEILDISPCINLHASLLPDYRGASPIQSAILNKQSLSGVTAMKMDIGLDSGDILAYSILDIGQMNSYELFEKLSDMAANLTIKVLNEYDNIKPISQFNALSSKCKKIKKDDGLVNLEVETASEIWAKFLAYYGWPGIFTKDGVKILDMEISSLNGEVGEILSLNDDGFVLGVNGGSIFIKTLQAASKKPVNARSYLNGKRIGLGDRVSL
- the proB gene encoding glutamate 5-kinase, which translates into the protein MKRVVIKVGSHVLSDEGSINQNRIDNLCQFLSDLSDKFEVILVSSGAISAGQAKFNLPRTSVVNKQILSSLGQPYLMEIYSKSLSKYGKMAAQILLTAGDFDSRKITNHAKNVINGLLENKILPIINENDSTGISEIVYGDNDRLSSAVAYYFDADLLVILSDIDGYYTADPSMDKSATIRQVVNNIDESELIKISQTGSKHGTGGITTKLLAADFLMKNGKDMFLASGFDLSVAREFLLNSNQIGGTIFKAKI
- the obgE gene encoding GTPase ObgE, yielding MFIDSVNFSVSSGKGGAGCASFRREKHVLLGGPDGGDGGNGGDVYFIVDNNTHTLANYKGKRVLKAQNGQPGLPRNMSGKKGQSLELIVPPGTIVYDNDSGEMLLDLTTQGQKELFLVGGKGGLGNVHFKTSVNQAPTKAQPGLAGQMRNIRLELKLIADVGLVGFPNVGKSTLISTISNAKPQVANYEFTTLTPKLGLVEVDEFNGFVMADIPGIIEGASDGRGLGIQFLKHIERTKILLYMIDLANYRSLKEQFETLRAEIEKFSPLLAKKSYAIALTRADVAYDIDEKIQDFMSEFGFMAKQDGYKIDISLPYFVMPISSVSNENIKELKFRLLEMLDLKFS
- the rpmA gene encoding 50S ribosomal protein L27, which produces MAHKKGQGSTQNNRDSIGRRLGVKKFGGEFVRAGNIIIRQRGTATHPGNNVGMGKDHTIFALVDGFVKFERKDKDRKKVSVYPAA
- the rplU gene encoding 50S ribosomal protein L21; this encodes MYAIIKHGSKQYKVSEGDFLNLDHFEAEAKSIVEITEVLAVNDGNLKVGAPFVSGAKVVLEVVCEGKDKKVVIYKKRRRKDSKLKRGFRREYTRVKVTSIKA
- a CDS encoding DUF4198 domain-containing protein — protein: MYKKLFLATVMSVATTLCAHQVVTQNVGTNKFEVKFWAHGDFSPYKSNQLIDAKAYDESLKEIKTGINYHFGENKTPEVLTAAKPAIIASAFDAGYWVESDKGGDFIDGGKNSVKGVVFSTSRSVKLGKTYFSWNQNLVSPIGLKLEVIALSNPFKLKIGDYLPVLVLKNGEPIEGIGFEVGKEKSKSVTNKFGIAQIEIKEKGLNVIAAIDSEQELNDPNANTLLLQSSISFELK